Proteins from one Neodiprion fabricii isolate iyNeoFabr1 chromosome 5, iyNeoFabr1.1, whole genome shotgun sequence genomic window:
- the LOC124183231 gene encoding sphingosine kinase 1-like, translated as MEGNGEALRADPVLEETFYITSKKNTFYRVKLTEKGLSLQKETNGSTKTETIALSDIIGCRCMRSKKRNAGSCVCHPGASRTQLKVVESSENIQPYDELDMSAYLYIYSYPMKKPRVKGARRRERSTLTLRFRSFDKYEDNLREASRWRLAIKCLIARVPVPKSLLSPTDANLELLLSACPGEDRKLLVLLNPKSGPGRARETFQRRVHPILSEAEKSYEIHITKYPNYARDFVRSKDIYQWSGLLMVGGDGIIFEVVNGLFERPDWEKAMNQLPLGIIPCGSGNGLAKSIAHAAQEPFDLNPMLISTLSVVKCRKTPMDLVRVETRNQILFSFLSVGWGLLSDIDIESEKLRAIGGQRFTIWSLARLIGLRTYKGKVSFLPYDKPIPKENGTTGNGFQKDRQPDIGKISHSKSYGDQLDRYSTICESRSYHDAIDGDQIPDAQERINGLDANVDEVITESLSLETGNHRRRLDSFYSVTSKKSTYYSTGGLSSYQSFSESQSAELGSGESENRIMYGPASTLPALTAALPSTWTQVEGDFIMVHASYQTHLGQDFLFAPRAKLADGVIWLLVIRAGITRAHLLQFLLGLSNGSHLNCPGVEMIPVKAFRIEPAEGMIGYLTVDGEAVDYGPLQAEVFPSLANVMST; from the exons ATGGAAGGGAATGGCGAGGCGCTCCGGGCAGATCCGGTGCTCGAGGAAACATTCTACATAACTTCGAAGAAGAACACGTTCTACCGAGTCAAGCTTACCGAGAAGGGTCTCAGTCTTCAAAAGGAGACCAACGGATCCACCAAGACTGAGACGATCGCGTTGAGCGATATTATCGGATGCAGATGCATGCGGTCGAAGAAGCGAAACGCCGGCTCTTGCGTCTGTCACCCGGGCGCCTCTCGAACCCAACTGAAGGTCGTCGAATCGAGCGAAAACATTCAGCCCTACGACGAACTCGACATGTCCGCCTATCTCTACATCTACTCGTACCCGATGAAAAAACCCCGTGTCAAGGGCGCCAGAAGACGCGAAAGAAGCACTCTTACCCTCAGGTTTCGCAGCTTCGACAAGTACGAGGACAATTTAAGGGAAGCCAGCAGGTGGCGACTCGCCATCAAGTGCCTCATCGCCAGGGTACCCGTTCCCAAATCGCTACTCAGTCCTACCGACGCCAATTTGGAGCTTCTTCTCAGTG CGTGTCCGGGAGAAGATCGAAAGCTGTTGGTGCTACTGAATCCGAAATCGGGACCAGGCAGGGCGAGAGAAACGTTCCAACGGAGAGTTCATCCGATTTTGTCGGAGGCCGAGAAATCGTACGAGATCCATATCACGAAGTACCCAAATTACGCCAGGGACTTTGTCAGGTCGAAGGATATTTACCAATGGAGCGGCTTGCTGATGGTCGGTGGCGATGGTATCATATTCGAAGTCGTCAATGGACTATTCGAAAGGCCGGACTGGGAGAAAGCCATGAATCAATTACCTCTCGGCATCATCCCTTGCGGATCCGGAAACGGCCTCGCCAAGTCCATCGCACATGCCGCGCA AGAACCGTTTGACCTGAATCCAATGCTTATCAGTACTCTATCAGTCGTTAAGTGTAGAAAAACACCTATGGACTTAGTGCGAGTGGAGACAAGGAATCAG ATACTGTTCTCGTTCCTCTCCGTCGGCTGGGGTTTGTTATCCGATATTGACATCGAGAGCGAAAAACTCCGTGCTATCGGTGGTCAAAGGTTTACCATTTGGAGCCTGGCACGGCTAATCGGGCTCAGAACGTACAAAGGCAAAGTGTCTTTCCTGCCGTACGACAAGCCAATTCCAAAAGAGAACGGCACCACCGGCAACGGATTTCAGAAAGATCGTCAACCCGACATCGGCAAAATTTCTCATTCAAAAAGCTACGGGGATCAACTAGACCG GTACTCGACTATCTGCGAATCCAGGAGTTACCACGACGCGATTGACGGCGATCAGATCCCAGATGCTCAGGAGAGGATAAACGGCCTGGACGCCAATGTCGACGAAGTTATAACTGAGAGCCTATCTCTAGAAACTGGGAATCACAGAAGGAGGCTCGACAGCTTCTACTCGGTTACTTCAAAAAAGTCTACATACTACAGTACTGGGGGTCTCTCCAGTTATCAGAGTTTCTCTGAATCGCAGAGCGCCGAATTAG GCAGTGGTGAAAGTGAGAATCGAATTATGTACGGCCCAGCATCGACGTTGCCAGCATTGACCGCAGCGCTTCCTTCAACGTGGACTCAAGTCGAAG GGGATTTCATAATGGTCCACGCCTCCTATCAGACGCATCTCGGACAGGATTTCCTCTTCGCGCCTCGTGCTAAATTGGCTGACGGTGTAATTTGGCTGCTTGTTATTAGAGCGGGTATCACCAGGGCACATCTTCTGCAG TTTCTATTAGGTCTAAGCAACGGTTCCCACCTCAACTGCCCTGGGGTTGAAATGATTCCTGTAAAAGCATTCCGAATAGAACCAGCCGAAGGTATGATCGGTTACTTGACGGTCGATGGGGAGGCCGTAGATTATGGACCGCTCCAAGCCGAAGTATTTCCATCCTTAGCGAACGTTATGAGCACatga
- the LOC124183233 gene encoding thioredoxin-like protein 1 isoform X1, with protein MLGRKRGGISAARRMAKKSTPTALQTEVNTDDDWSKILERKGLVVVDVYSGWSGPCSGMISLLKKVKMEIGGDLLSYAVAKCDHIKDLERFRGKSEPTWMFLHNGRMINLLFGANCPELQRVLNEELQRLQTGDPPEFSMEVTERSPEEEKRLRILEETRLAKEAAKRAQEEAEIKAKYEAEMTHYTTSLAKETCLILYPWVFKDEEFHRRDKKSSPPYMELIEELLPENYKIAEEFRKQLDETMINDMLKESDYEMTETARKFLLDGKCMCMRLKISDKKLEMDVEKYLLNILFGEPSLPKPDKLPMEGCFGERHRPAFTPPSKDDIYPVVWAPPNSRSKATVFQVIFRNYVEKNYPFEHEMSRPPVIVFKYDSTKKNDIKMILSNYKSDLINFGVFERDKPPEAKRIAMSIEEYEEKVEERTGYEVFVCVVKKIDSESFLAFAGIGPYHVSESPEKAVDETAVYFPAPGLVEEVPSDDEENLEGEENPEGQTEATETPEANPAGS; from the exons ATGCTGGGCCGAAAAAGG GGTGGAATCAGCGCCGCCCGACGAATGGCAAAGAAAAGCACACCGACTGCTTTGCAGACGGAAGTCAACACGGATGACGACTGGTCCAAGATATTGGAGAGAAAAGGGCTCGTAG TGGTCGATGTTTATTCCGGATGGAGCGGACCCTGCTCAGGGATGATAAGTCTCTTGAAAAAGGTCAAGATGGAAATCGGCGGAGACTTGCTCAGCTACGctgtt GCAAAATGTGACCATATCAAGGATCTCGAACGTTTTAGGGGAAAGAGCGAGCCTACATGGATGTTTCTCCAC aatGGACGAATGATCAATTTACTCTTCGGAGCCAACTGCCCGGAACTTCAGAGAGTCTTGAATGAGGAGTTGCAAAGATTGCAGACCGGAGATCCTCCCGA ATTCTCAATGGAAGTGACTGAACGAAGTccagaagaagagaagaggtTGAGGATTCTTGAAGAGACGAGACTGGCCAAAGAGGCTGCGAAAAGGGCTCAAGAAG AGGCTGAGATAAAGGCAAAATACGAAGCTGAAATGACGCATTATACAACTTCACTGGCAAAGGAAACGTGCCTGATACTTTATCCGTGGGTATTTAAGGACGAAGAATTTCACAGGAGGGATAAAAAATCCAGCCCACCGTACATGGAACTTATCGAAGAATTACTACCCGAAAATTACAAGATAGCTGAGGAGTTTAGAAAGCAATTGGACGAAACGATGATCAACGATATGCTCAAGGAG TCAGATTACGAAATGACGGAAACTGCGAGGAAATTTTTGCTCGATGGAAAATGTATGTGCATGCGACTGAAAATCAGCGATAAAAAGTTGGAGATGGACGTTGAAAAGTATCTGCTGAACATTCTGTTCGGTGAACCGTCGCTGCCCAAACCTGATAAACTTCCGATGGAAGGCTG TTTCGGCGAGCGCCATCGACCCGCTTTTACACCACCTTCGAAGGACGATATTTACCCCGTCGTTTGGGCCCCGCCAAATTCTCGAAGCAAAGCCACCGTTTTTCAAGTCATATTTCGAAACTACGTCGAGAAAAATTATCCG TTCGAACACGAAATGTCTCGGCCACCGGTGATTGTGTTCAAATACGACAGTACGAAAAAGAACGACATCAAGATGATCCTGAGCAACTACAAATCCGATTTAATCAACTTCGGTGTTTTTGAACGCGACAAACCGCCGGAGGCTAAACGCATTGCCATGTCCATCGAAGAGTACGAGGAAAAGGTCGAGGAGCGAACGGG GTACGAAGTATTCGTTTGCGTCGTTAAAAAGATAGACAGCGAATCTTTTTTGGCTTTTGCGGGGATCGGACCTTATCACGTTAGCGAGAGCCCCGAAAAGGCCGTCGACGAAACTGCGGTTTACTTTCCGGCTCCAGGTCTCGTTGAAGAAGTGCCGTCTGACGATGAAGAGAACCTTGAAGGGGAAGAGAACCCGGAAGGACAAACAGAGGCCACTGAAACACCCGAAGCG AATCCTGCCGGATCATAA
- the LOC124183242 gene encoding 60S ribosomal protein L18 — protein sequence MGIDINHKHDRKVRRTEPKSQDVYLRLLVKLYRFLARRTTSKFNKIILKRLFMSKINRPPISLARIIRFMKKEGRANRIAVIVGTVTDDARILEVPKLTVCALRVTAKARGRILKAGGELITFDQLALRSPTGKNTVLMQGRRNAREAVKHFGPAPGVPHSHTKPLVRSKGRKFERARGRRRSCGYKK from the exons ATG GGTATCGACATCAACCATAAACATGACCGTAAGGTTCGGCGAACCGAGCCCAAGTCGCAGGACGTGTATCTCAGGCTTCTCGTCAAG TTGTACCGCTTCTTGGCCAGGCGTACTACTTCCAAGTTCAATAAGATCATCCTCAAGCGTTTGTTTATGAGCAAAATCAACCGTCCGCCGATTTCACTGGCTCGCATTATCAGGTTCATGAAGAAGGAGGGTCGTGCTAACCGAATCGCAGTCATCGTTGGAACTGTCACTGATGATGCCAGAATTTTGGAAGTACCCAAATTGACG GTTTGCGCACTCCGTGTTACTGCAAAAGCGCGAGGACGTATCTTGAAGGCTGGCGGAGAGTTGATAACTTTTGATCAACTGGCGCTACGTTCACCGACTGGAAAGAACACAGTTTTGATGCAGGGACGCAGGAATGCTCGTGAAGCAGTCAAACACTTCGGGCCAGCACCCGGAGTGCCACATTCTCACACTAAGCCACTTGTACGCTCAAAGGGACGTAAGTTTGAACGTGCCAGGGGACGTAGGCGTAGCTGCGGTTACAAGAAGTAA
- the LOC124183233 gene encoding uncharacterized protein LOC124183233 isoform X2, with the protein MISLLKKVKMEIGGDLLSYAVAKCDHIKDLERFRGKSEPTWMFLHNGRMINLLFGANCPELQRVLNEELQRLQTGDPPEFSMEVTERSPEEEKRLRILEETRLAKEAAKRAQEEAEIKAKYEAEMTHYTTSLAKETCLILYPWVFKDEEFHRRDKKSSPPYMELIEELLPENYKIAEEFRKQLDETMINDMLKESDYEMTETARKFLLDGKCMCMRLKISDKKLEMDVEKYLLNILFGEPSLPKPDKLPMEGCFGERHRPAFTPPSKDDIYPVVWAPPNSRSKATVFQVIFRNYVEKNYPFEHEMSRPPVIVFKYDSTKKNDIKMILSNYKSDLINFGVFERDKPPEAKRIAMSIEEYEEKVEERTGYEVFVCVVKKIDSESFLAFAGIGPYHVSESPEKAVDETAVYFPAPGLVEEVPSDDEENLEGEENPEGQTEATETPEANPAGS; encoded by the exons ATGATAAGTCTCTTGAAAAAGGTCAAGATGGAAATCGGCGGAGACTTGCTCAGCTACGctgtt GCAAAATGTGACCATATCAAGGATCTCGAACGTTTTAGGGGAAAGAGCGAGCCTACATGGATGTTTCTCCAC aatGGACGAATGATCAATTTACTCTTCGGAGCCAACTGCCCGGAACTTCAGAGAGTCTTGAATGAGGAGTTGCAAAGATTGCAGACCGGAGATCCTCCCGA ATTCTCAATGGAAGTGACTGAACGAAGTccagaagaagagaagaggtTGAGGATTCTTGAAGAGACGAGACTGGCCAAAGAGGCTGCGAAAAGGGCTCAAGAAG AGGCTGAGATAAAGGCAAAATACGAAGCTGAAATGACGCATTATACAACTTCACTGGCAAAGGAAACGTGCCTGATACTTTATCCGTGGGTATTTAAGGACGAAGAATTTCACAGGAGGGATAAAAAATCCAGCCCACCGTACATGGAACTTATCGAAGAATTACTACCCGAAAATTACAAGATAGCTGAGGAGTTTAGAAAGCAATTGGACGAAACGATGATCAACGATATGCTCAAGGAG TCAGATTACGAAATGACGGAAACTGCGAGGAAATTTTTGCTCGATGGAAAATGTATGTGCATGCGACTGAAAATCAGCGATAAAAAGTTGGAGATGGACGTTGAAAAGTATCTGCTGAACATTCTGTTCGGTGAACCGTCGCTGCCCAAACCTGATAAACTTCCGATGGAAGGCTG TTTCGGCGAGCGCCATCGACCCGCTTTTACACCACCTTCGAAGGACGATATTTACCCCGTCGTTTGGGCCCCGCCAAATTCTCGAAGCAAAGCCACCGTTTTTCAAGTCATATTTCGAAACTACGTCGAGAAAAATTATCCG TTCGAACACGAAATGTCTCGGCCACCGGTGATTGTGTTCAAATACGACAGTACGAAAAAGAACGACATCAAGATGATCCTGAGCAACTACAAATCCGATTTAATCAACTTCGGTGTTTTTGAACGCGACAAACCGCCGGAGGCTAAACGCATTGCCATGTCCATCGAAGAGTACGAGGAAAAGGTCGAGGAGCGAACGGG GTACGAAGTATTCGTTTGCGTCGTTAAAAAGATAGACAGCGAATCTTTTTTGGCTTTTGCGGGGATCGGACCTTATCACGTTAGCGAGAGCCCCGAAAAGGCCGTCGACGAAACTGCGGTTTACTTTCCGGCTCCAGGTCTCGTTGAAGAAGTGCCGTCTGACGATGAAGAGAACCTTGAAGGGGAAGAGAACCCGGAAGGACAAACAGAGGCCACTGAAACACCCGAAGCG AATCCTGCCGGATCATAA